The genomic stretch GGTTGTGTATGCTTTTGTGGATGCAACTGCAATTTCAGGGCCTGCCCAGGTGTAGAACACATCATGGGATTCACGGGCTATGGAGCTGCCTACAACGTTGACTATGCTCAGTATCCTTGAACCCTTTCTCTTAGCTTCCTTCAATGCAGCCATTGTGTCAAGGGTTTCACCCGATTGGCTCACTACTATAGTCAGAGTCTTATCATCTACGATAGGGTCTCTGTATCTGAATTCCGATGCAATTTCTACTTCTACAGGAATCCTTGCAAGCTTTTCGATGACATATTTGCCAACCATGCACGCATGGAAGGCTGTCCCGCAGGCTACCATATATATCTTATTGAACTGCTGAAGCTGTTCCTTTGTAAGCTTTATATCGTCCAGCTTTATGCTTGCAGTGTCATGCAGAACTCTGGAGGTCATAGTGTCCTTTATAGCCTTGGGCTGTTCATGTATCTCTTTTATCATGAAATGCTCGAAACCGCCTTTTTCAGCTGATGCTACATCCCAATTCACTTCAAATACTTCCTTGCTCACTGCATTGCCGCTCTCGTCATAGAAGCTTATCTTATCCTTTTCTACTACTGCAAGCTCATTTTCATTGAGCAGATATATCTTCCTTGTATGATTCAGTATAGCAGGTATATCTGAGGCTATGAAGTTTTCCCCGTTGCCTATGCCTACTATAAGAGGATTTTCTTTTCTTACGCATACTATTTTATCGGGCTCTTTTCTGCTCATTACTGCAAAGGCATAGGAGCCTCTGATTTTTTCGAGTACCTTCTTTACCGCTTCTATAAGATCACCTTCATAGAAAAAGTCCAGATAGTGCGCAAGCACCTCTGTGTCAGTCTCGGATATAAAGGTGTACCCCTTCTCTATAAGCATGTTCTTTATGCTCATATAGTTCTCTATTATACCGTTGTGAACTACAGCAATATCATTGGAACAGTTGGTATGCGGGTGGGAATTCACATCCGATGGCTCACCATGGGTAGCCCACCTTGTGTGTCCTATACCCAGACATCCTTCCAAGGTCTCTTTCTTCAGATGCTCTTCAAGTACTGCGAGCCTGCCTTTATATTTTCTTACCTCAATATTTCCATCATTATAAACTGCCACTCCGGCAGAGTCATATCCTCTATACTCAAGCTTCTGCAAACCCTCTATCAAAACAGGAATTGCTTTTTTATCTCCTATATAACCTACGATCCCACACATATATAAATTCTCCTCTCAGATTAATTGCTTCGCGCTACGTGCCACGTGGCTCGTGCATAGATTTGGCATTTATACTGGGTCTGGTTGACTCCTCGAACCTCGCATCTATTTTTATGTTAACCTATTTCTGGGCAAAAAAATACACTAACAGGTCCTAACCGTTAGTTTTCTCAGCTTTACCCTTGGCTCAATTAGATTTTCTTTGTCCCATCAATCACTTGAGGATTTGTAAAATCTATAACGCTGTTAAGCCGCAACGCAGGGCACCCGCCGAATTTTCGATGAACCCTGACCTCGTCAACTTGCAATGCAAGTCTGGCGCTTCATTAAGTTTTCATATGCCACATCTGTAGTCTTTTCACCACCTTTCAAATATTATTGTTCTACCTTTCACCCCCCTAATCTTATTATTATATAATTTTATAATTTTTGTAAACATTTTGCAAGTTAATTCAAATGCTACCATTCGATAAATCCTGTCAAATAGAGCAAGACCTCTCTTATATCATTCTATTTTGGAAAAAAGAAAAAGTACCTTTATTCAGGTACTTTTTATGTCTAATTCATTTTTCCTTCTATCAGTTTAGCAAGAGCCTTAGCATCTTCCTTTATTTCTGCCTCGTTCTCACCTTCAAGCATAACCCTTACAAGCGGTTCAGTGCCTGATGGCCTTATAAGCACTCTTCCCCTATCCTTAAGCTTGTTCTCTAGCTCTGCTATCATGGCAGCAATGGCGGTATCCTCCATGTACTTATCCTTGTTCTCGTTCTTTACTTTTGCATTGACCAGTACTTGAGGCAGTTCTGTTACAATAGCTGCAAGGTCTGAAAGCTTCTTGCCGGTTTCTTTTGTCACAGCCAGCAGCTGAAGTGCTGTCAAAAGTCCATCTCCGGTTGTGTTATGGTCAAGGAATATTATATGCCCTGACTGCTCGCCGCCAATGTTGTAACCTTTTGTAATCATTTCTTCGAGTACATATCTGTCCCCTACCTTAGTCTTGGCAAGGCCGCACTTTTCACGCTTCATTGCTATGTCAAGGCCCATGTTGCTCATAACTGTGCCAACTATGGTATCATTTTTCAATATGCCTTTTTCTTTAAAATGCTTCGCAAATATTGCAAGCATATGGTCTCCGTTAACTATATGACCCCTGTTATCTACCGCAATAAGCCTGTCGGCATCCCCATCAAAAGCCAAGCCTACATGAGCTCCGGATTCCAGCACCAGCTTTTGTAATTCGTCAGGATGTGTCGAGCCACATTTTACATTTATGTTCTTTCCATCCGGCTTGTTGTTTATAATCACAATTTCAGCTCCAAGGTCAGCAAGTATCGAAGGAGCTGCTATGTATGATGCTCCGTTTGCGCAGTCAACTGCTATTTTGAGTCCTCTCAGATTGACATCTATTGTCTTCTTGAGGAAATCAATATATCCATGCACTGCATTGTCTATCTCAATCTTCTTGCCAATTTCTGCCCCTGTGGGATTTGCTATGCCGTTATCAGGATTCAAAAGCAAGCTCTCTATCCTGTCCTCCAGCTGATCCGACAGCTTATATCCATTGCCGTCAAAAAACTTAATACCGTTATATTCAAACGGGTTGTGTGAAGCAGAAATCACAACCCCTGCATCCAAGCCCATATGCCTTGTAAGATAAGCAACTGCCGGTGTAGGCTGAACCCCTAAAACCACAGCTTCTGCTCCCATTGAGCAAATACCAGCGATAAGCGCAGCTTCAAGCATGTCACCAGATACTCTGGTATCTTTTCCTACTGCAATCCTGGGTTTGTGGTGGGTTTCTTCTGTCAAAACATATGCGCCTATTCTTCCGAGGTTGAACGCCAGGGTAGAGTCCAGCTCCTTATTGGCAATCCCTCTTACTCCGTCAGTTCCAAACAAGCGACCCATCGTAAGACCCCTTTCAATGTTTAGTTTGCTATTTTCCGTTAGTATATTTATAATATCACAATCATACCCTTTGTTCAAACTTCATATTTCCACCGTGTATTCCGTGGGATTTCGTGTGTTCAGTGTTGCCCGCAACCATGAAACCCCGCCCCTACCTTTTTACACCCTCTTTAAAGGCTTTCAGGTATTCAGGCTTTTCATCCAGCCAATAACGTCTGGCCGGAGTTCCTTTTTTATTCTTCCTATAGTCAAAATCTGCATAACTCCACCACACTGCGGCTTTTATATTTTTATACTTATTGATGCTGCTGAACATATCATTGATCCACTTTCCCTTGTCTCCCCCTACCGAGCTGCAGGCAAACTCGGTAATCATCCATGGAAAATGCCCATAAAACCTGGTGTACTTTTCATTCAAAGGGTCATATATTTCGTTAAAGCTTCTCCATCTTTCTCCGGTAAGGCCCTTGTAGTAAGTTCCGGTATTGTAGCCTGTAAGACCTATCATCTGTACATATTTGTTCCCAGGATAGTATGAGACATGGGAATTCCATTTCAAAGGAGGATAATCCACATCATTGGGATTAAACACCCATATGGCGTTTCTAACCCCTTCCTCCTCAAATATGTCATATATATGCCTCCAAACCTTTATATAGACATCAGGGTCGCATAGCAGCGCTATACCGCTGTATCTCACCCACGTACTGTTCATTTCGTTGTTCAGTCTGAATATGAATGGATGCCCGAAGGCTTTTGCCTCTTGTGCAAAATTCCTAAGGTAGCCGTCATATAAACCATCAATCAAATCAAAATTGACATTCTTCATTTTATTATCGGTGTTCCCTGCCTTTATGTTCCACATAACCTGCATTGTAAGCTCCACTGTCTTACCTCGCTGGTAGGCATTCCTCATACCCTCCATCGGGAATTGGTGCCCAAGATAGATATAGTGAAGTGTAATTGGAAATTTGTATCCCAGCTTCTTTTCCATATCCTCAATTTTCGAAAAATCCTTTGTTATGGAGTTTGGATAAAATATTCCCCATTTTATAGAATCTGAATTCTGCAGTGCATAATAGAAAGCCTTGGTCTCAGCATTCCAATCAGGGAGCTCAGGCTTCAGTGCAATATCGAATTTCAATTCCCCACTGCGTTCTATCTTTTTGAAGGATTTGAGCACCTGCTGTATAGCTTCTTTTTGCTCATTCAGCGAGCTGGATCTGATGAAGCAGCTGTAGAACTCCCTGTCTCCTGTGATGTAAAGAGCATGCATATACTCGTTCTGCGAATCATTGCTTCCTGCTGCAGGTCTTCTTGAGAACACCAATATTCTGTTCTTGATGCCGTTTATGGTACAATATTCATTGGTTATGAGCCTTATGCTGTTAGCTTTCCGATACTCAGGGTCAAGCATATATTTATATAAATATGTATTAAAATAGCTATCTATACCTTCATAGGGAGAAAGCTCCCTGGAAATCTTGATATCCATATCCGGACTGCTTATTCTGATGAAGGCAGGCATATAATCCTTGTCAACTGCCATTGTTTCGGGCACCTTCAACTGGAACCCCAGTTCAGGGCATTTAATCTCCTTAAAGCTTATCTCTTTCCTTTTGCTCTCTTCCTCATTTACAACTTCCTCTGCAGCCGATACTCCCTCTGCTGCAATTCTGGTTTCTTCATTGCTACTGCTCTTTTCATTCACAATACTATCACAGCCAAAACTCATAACAGAAACAATTATTACAATCAAAACAACTATAAAAGAGCTTTTGATATCAGTCAATCCTCCTTAGTGGCACCATATTTTCTTATTTTATGGTGCCACGTAAGGGCGTGAATATATACTGGATAAAAAAAGCAAAGTATACCAGCTGAGCGGTATACTTTGCTTTTTTATGTCAGATTACATGTTTTCAGGAGTTTCTATTCCTGCAAGGCCCAAGCCTGTTTTTATTACTATTCCTACTGCTTTTGTAAGCTGCAGTCTTGCATTTTTTACATTATCATCCGCATTTAATATCGGATGTGAATTGTAGAACTTGTTATAAGCTTTAGCAATCTCCGTAACATTTCGAAGAACTACAAAGGGCTCATACCTCTCTGTTGCTTCCTTAACGGAATCCTTGAAAGCTCCTAAAAGCTTCACCAGTTCAAACTCATCCTCGGTGGAAAGATAACTTAAATCAGCAGTATAGGGTACATTTCCTGCCTTTCTCAATATACTCCTGCCGCGCACATAAGTATACTGGACGTATGGGCCGGAATCTCCGTCAAAGTTCAACGCATCCTCCCAAGTAAACACAACATCCTTCTCCCTGTTGTTCTTCAGGAAGGTATAAAGAAGTGCTCCCATACCGACCATCCTTGCAACTTCTTCCTTATTCTCCAAGTTCGAGTTTTTGTGATCTATTACTTCCAAAGTCTTGTGGACAGCCTCAGTAATTACATCCTTTGCCAGGACTACATCACCTTTTCGTGTCGAGAGCTTCTTATCTGCAAACTTTACAAGACCATGGCCTATGTGCACACAATCCTTGTTCCACTCAAAACCCATCAGTCCCAAAGTACTGAAGATCTGGTTGAAATGCAGTGACTGTGTGCCTCCTACCACATATATGTTCTTATAGAAGTCATATGTTCTCTTCCTATATATTGCAGCCGCCAAGTCTCTTGTAGCATAGATGGTAGCTCCATCAGACTTCAGTATGAGTATTGGAGGCAGATTGAACTGCTCCAAATCAACGATTTTTGCTCCGTTGCTATCCTTTAGCAGTTTTTTGTCACGAAGCATCTGGACAACCTCATCCATCTTGTCACTGTAAAAGCTTTCTCCTGCAAAAGAATCAAACTCGACATTCAACATTTTGTATAATTCTTTGAATTCTCTAAGGCTTAATTCCTTAAACTTCAGCCACAGCTCAGTTACTTCAGGATCTCCGTCCTCCAGCTTTTTAAAGTATGCTCTGGCTTCATCTTCAAGAGCCGGATCCTTTTCAGCTTCTTCATGGAACTTGACATATATTCTGAAAAGTTCAGTTATTGGCTCCTTATCAAGGGCGTCTTCATCCACCCACCTCTTATATGCAGATATCTGCTTGCCAAACTGGGTTCCCCAATCTCCGAGATGGTTGATTCTTATGGTGTTGTAACCTGAGTGCTTATAAACCTTTTCAAGGGCACTGCCCAACATTGTATTAAGCAGATGACCTACATGGAAGGGCTTTGCTACATTGACTGAAGAGAATTCCACTATTACATTCTTTCCTTCACCAACATTTGAGCTTCCAAACTTTTCACCCTTCTCAAGTACCTCTTCCACCAACTGCTTTATATATTCTGTCTTGTTAACGAAAAAATTTAAATAGCCTCCGGCAGCTTCAGCCCTATCAACTATGCTGTCAGGCTGTACCTTTCCTGAAAGCTCAGCAGCAATCATATTCGGGGACTTTCTCATAACCTTGGCAAGCTGGAAGCAAGGAAAAGCATAATCTCCCAAGTTTCCCTGCGGCGGAATTTCAATAAGACCTATGACTTTATCCAACTCCATGCCAGCTAATTCACTTATCTTTTTCGCTATTTCTACTTTAAAATCCATACATATCCCTCCGATTATTGTTATTATATATAAAATTGTATATTACATACTTAAGTAGCTTGATATAGTCACAGTGTATCCTATTTTTTGCCTCGTGCTACGTGCCACGTGGCTCGTGCTTTGAGAATGTCTTCGAAGTGGGCGAACACTGTTTGCCCCTACAATGAGGAACGACGAGGGCGTCGTTCCCTACTGTTGGTATCTCGAACCAAAAAAACAAAAACCCCGTCTCAACAAAGAGACGGAGTTACCGTGTTACCACTCTAATTGGCAAATTGCCCGGTGCAATGCACCATGAACAACAGCCCTCTCAAACCTTTATCGCAGGCATACGTCCGGTTTACTGGAAGCAAAGCTCTTTTGACCGGAATCTCCCCGGCTCTTTTCATGGTGTCATTACTGCCAGGCTCTCACCAAACCCCGGCTCTCTTTGAATAATGACGCTCCGTTACTTTTCCGGATCATAGAAATTCAATATTGATATTTATATCAATGGCTTCTATTGAACCATTATTATAATCAAGGAAGCCTTTGATGAAACTCGCTTACGGGGCATTACAAATTATTGTGGAATATATGCCCCTACTCGTTATAGTATATTTTATTCAATTATGTGTAATTAGTCAATAGGTGAATTAATCTTTAGCATATTCCGGGAAGTTCTTCATATATCCAAGAGCATATGTGCAGGTTATGCTTCCAATTACTCCTATAATCAGGAGCATTATAACTGTATAGAGTCGTTAAACTTTTCACATGTATACAATGCTTTATTCTGTATAAGGGCGCAAAAGCAATTGCGGTGAAGCATTCGGGCGCTTTATTCAGTTTATATATCCACAATCTGCAAGAACAATTATATTTCGAGGTTTTCCGCTTATTATCGAGCTTTAGTCAGATATCCTCCGGAGAACCATTATGGTAAAATATAGCTTGTATTGCATTTTTAGTATTACCATAGGTCATCGCTATTATATATCTTTAAATTACAATTATATTTGGACAAGT from Clostridia bacterium encodes the following:
- a CDS encoding glycosyl hydrolase → MTDIKSSFIVVLIVIIVSVMSFGCDSIVNEKSSSNEETRIAAEGVSAAEEVVNEEESKRKEISFKEIKCPELGFQLKVPETMAVDKDYMPAFIRISSPDMDIKISRELSPYEGIDSYFNTYLYKYMLDPEYRKANSIRLITNEYCTINGIKNRILVFSRRPAAGSNDSQNEYMHALYITGDREFYSCFIRSSSLNEQKEAIQQVLKSFKKIERSGELKFDIALKPELPDWNAETKAFYYALQNSDSIKWGIFYPNSITKDFSKIEDMEKKLGYKFPITLHYIYLGHQFPMEGMRNAYQRGKTVELTMQVMWNIKAGNTDNKMKNVNFDLIDGLYDGYLRNFAQEAKAFGHPFIFRLNNEMNSTWVRYSGIALLCDPDVYIKVWRHIYDIFEEEGVRNAIWVFNPNDVDYPPLKWNSHVSYYPGNKYVQMIGLTGYNTGTYYKGLTGERWRSFNEIYDPLNEKYTRFYGHFPWMITEFACSSVGGDKGKWINDMFSSINKYKNIKAAVWWSYADFDYRKNKKGTPARRYWLDEKPEYLKAFKEGVKR
- the glmS gene encoding glutamine--fructose-6-phosphate transaminase (isomerizing), which gives rise to MCGIVGYIGDKKAIPVLIEGLQKLEYRGYDSAGVAVYNDGNIEVRKYKGRLAVLEEHLKKETLEGCLGIGHTRWATHGEPSDVNSHPHTNCSNDIAVVHNGIIENYMSIKNMLIEKGYTFISETDTEVLAHYLDFFYEGDLIEAVKKVLEKIRGSYAFAVMSRKEPDKIVCVRKENPLIVGIGNGENFIASDIPAILNHTRKIYLLNENELAVVEKDKISFYDESGNAVSKEVFEVNWDVASAEKGGFEHFMIKEIHEQPKAIKDTMTSRVLHDTASIKLDDIKLTKEQLQQFNKIYMVACGTAFHACMVGKYVIEKLARIPVEVEIASEFRYRDPIVDDKTLTIVVSQSGETLDTMAALKEAKRKGSRILSIVNVVGSSIARESHDVFYTWAGPEIAVASTKAYTTQLIALYIIALYMAKLKGTLKDEEISAITQEMGKLPELVEQVLKHKAILQKFATQNSNAKDVFYLGRGIDYAVALEGSLKLKEISYIHSEAYAAGELKHGTIALIEKGTIVLAVLTQDELYEKMVSNVKEVKARGAFVFAIAKEGNTEVEKVADYTLYIPNVSDILAPVVAVTPLQLLAYYMAVEKGCDVDKPRNLAKSVTVE
- the argS gene encoding arginine--tRNA ligase; amino-acid sequence: MDFKVEIAKKISELAGMELDKVIGLIEIPPQGNLGDYAFPCFQLAKVMRKSPNMIAAELSGKVQPDSIVDRAEAAGGYLNFFVNKTEYIKQLVEEVLEKGEKFGSSNVGEGKNVIVEFSSVNVAKPFHVGHLLNTMLGSALEKVYKHSGYNTIRINHLGDWGTQFGKQISAYKRWVDEDALDKEPITELFRIYVKFHEEAEKDPALEDEARAYFKKLEDGDPEVTELWLKFKELSLREFKELYKMLNVEFDSFAGESFYSDKMDEVVQMLRDKKLLKDSNGAKIVDLEQFNLPPILILKSDGATIYATRDLAAAIYRKRTYDFYKNIYVVGGTQSLHFNQIFSTLGLMGFEWNKDCVHIGHGLVKFADKKLSTRKGDVVLAKDVITEAVHKTLEVIDHKNSNLENKEEVARMVGMGALLYTFLKNNREKDVVFTWEDALNFDGDSGPYVQYTYVRGRSILRKAGNVPYTADLSYLSTEDEFELVKLLGAFKDSVKEATERYEPFVVLRNVTEIAKAYNKFYNSHPILNADDNVKNARLQLTKAVGIVIKTGLGLAGIETPENM
- the glmM gene encoding phosphoglucosamine mutase gives rise to the protein MGRLFGTDGVRGIANKELDSTLAFNLGRIGAYVLTEETHHKPRIAVGKDTRVSGDMLEAALIAGICSMGAEAVVLGVQPTPAVAYLTRHMGLDAGVVISASHNPFEYNGIKFFDGNGYKLSDQLEDRIESLLLNPDNGIANPTGAEIGKKIEIDNAVHGYIDFLKKTIDVNLRGLKIAVDCANGASYIAAPSILADLGAEIVIINNKPDGKNINVKCGSTHPDELQKLVLESGAHVGLAFDGDADRLIAVDNRGHIVNGDHMLAIFAKHFKEKGILKNDTIVGTVMSNMGLDIAMKREKCGLAKTKVGDRYVLEEMITKGYNIGGEQSGHIIFLDHNTTGDGLLTALQLLAVTKETGKKLSDLAAIVTELPQVLVNAKVKNENKDKYMEDTAIAAMIAELENKLKDRGRVLIRPSGTEPLVRVMLEGENEAEIKEDAKALAKLIEGKMN